Genomic DNA from bacterium:
AAAGAAAATTTCAGGTCAAGGTTACCCTTCAGAGTAAATGTCCCAAATGTAGTCAATATCCCACCGTGATTTAAAACAATACCCGATTCTTTAATAGTTACTTTCTGATGGGCATACTTAAAATCTATCTTCCCATAATCTATCAGAAAATCGTTGACTTTTCCCCCAGTAAGGTTTAAAATGCCACTTAACTCAGATTTTGAAAGGTGTCCTTTGAATTTAGCATCAGCGGTCAGGATTAAATCTTTATGTTTTAAATAACATATTTTACCATCTAAGTTTATAAGTGAACAGGTTAAATCTACCTCTCCTTTAGTCCAAAGATTCATTTTTCCCGGTTCATTAAAGGTAAGAGATAGGATAGAAACCTTATTTTTTATTCTTTCGAGTTTAAAATCCCCATCCACACTTCTACCATTGATTAAATTAACCTTAAATGATTTGCCAATGATAGTTGTTTTCTGCCTGAACATCTTTTTTATATCAAATTCTCCATCAAATGTTCCTTCAAAGTTTTGAGTCAATATCCCCAGGTTGACATCTTTTGTTTTAATTTGCATTGCGTAAGAAAGGGGTTGGGAAAGTGTAATTTTAGCCACAAGTTCTAATTGTTTGTTTTCAGGTGAAGTGGTAATGTTCAGGTCTGGGTGGTTATAGATTAAACTTCCCTGACAGGGGAGGTAAGATTTTTTATCAATAATAATATTTTCTGCCTTAATTTGTCCACCAATCAATCTTGTTTTCGTGCTTAATTTACCGTCAAAGGAAATATTAGCACAAACAAGTCGATTGAGAAGGTTATATTCATTTAATTTACCGTTTAATAATAACGAAAAAGGCTCATCCATATCCCCTCTTGTCCCTTTTCCTTCGATGTCTATTTTCCCTTGAGGTTGAACAATCTGTCCACTAAAGACAATAGATTTTTTATCCCCTTTAAGTTTTGCCACAATTTCATTAACTGATGGATTTTCTTGTATTTGTAATTTCAAATCACCATTATATTGAATATCGTTTAGTTTCCCGAAGGTGGTTATTTCGCCGGTAATCGTGCCTTTTCCTGATTCCTCTTTACCTACGAGGGTTAATAAAGGAAGTAAATTGCTCTGGTCAAATTTAGCCTTAAGGTTTAATTCTTGTTGAAGGGCTAATTTACCGGTTATTTGTGTGTTTTTGGCAATAACCAGAGAAATCTCCTCAAATCGCTTATCTTTATATCTGAATTTAGTCAGGATAGGGAATTTGTATCCTGCTTGTGTTTGATTAAGCAATTCTGCCTCTCCCATCAAACTAAAACTATGTCCGAAATCAAATTTCCCTTTAAATTTTAAGATACTTTTTAAGTTTAATTTTTTCAAATATGGGAAAATATCTCCTAAACTTTGTGGAGAAAATTTAGAAGTAACAAACTCTATACCCCCTGCCATATTTTTGATGTAGAAATTTTGAGTAGTAAAATCAATATCTTTGAACTTAAACTTTATCTTCTCGGCAATTACACTGTGGTTATCTTCCAGTGAGAAATTACCGGTTATATTTGTAATTGGCGGCTCAAGATGTGTTAATTTAACCACCCCTTTATTTAGATATAAATTACTCTTGAATAAAGTTATATTTTTATCTTCGATTTCACCTGCGATATTTCCACTTATTTGCCCCTGTAATAAATTAACCCAGGGTGTTTTTAAAAATTCGGCATAAGGCGATAATTCCTTTTTGATAATCCGCAGGTTAAAACTGGCTGTTAAAGGAGAGGTTTGATAAATATTGCCACTGATTTTCATTTCCTGTCCCAGCCGAATGTGAAAATAAGGTGGTGGTCCCTCGGGATAATAAGATAGGTAGAAGTCGGTGAGTGTAGTTTGAGTTCCGAATATCTCATCTTTAACTTTCAATGTTGCCTTTTTGATAAGGATGGTCATTGCAGGAGATTTTTTTGTTGGTTCATAGGAATCTTTAAAGATAGAGGAAATATTCCACTTTCCGGTTTTATCCCGATAAAGCTCCAGAGAGGGGTTAATAATAACTATTTTAGATATGCCGCTTTCCAATTTACCCCGCTGGATAATTGGTGTCATTAAATTGTAGTTACAAATTATTTTCTCTATTTGTGCAATAGAGTTTAGTTTTACTCCTTCAAGGATGGCCTGGTCAGGGAATTTAAAATGCAGGTTTTTTATCGTGAGGTTGCCATTAATCCTTTTTTCTACCTCATTAATAATCTTAGTTTTTGCCCAACCTTGTGGAATGCCCTTTTGCCAGACATAGTAAATACTAATACCTGATAAAATAATGGCAATAAAGATAATTATGGGTATTCTCATACTTAAAATTATACCCTAAAATCATAAATTGTCAATAGAAAAAAAGGGGGACGGTTCCTTTTATCGTTTTCCCTATGATTTCTTTCGAATGTCACTTGTAATCGTTCACAGAAAGTTAAAATTGGAAATTAGAAATTGGGCTTTTACTTCCTTCCCTAATTTCTAATTTCGAATTCCCGATTTTAACTTCATTTTCTAACCGCAAGATTTCGACCTGTGCAGGTAAAAAATTAAGGAAGCAGATTTTTAATAAATAGTAAGCGGGTGGATTTAGTAAGCGGATTTAACGGATTTAGCGAAAAAAGAAATAAAAAAAATCCGCTCAATCCGTTTAATCCGCGTACAATTAAAAAATGTAATCTGTTTAATCAATTATCCTTATTATTTCTAATTGCACAGATGGAAATTTTTCCACCTGTGCGATTAGACTAATTCATCGCACAGACGCAAAGGAAAAATAAATGTAAAATAGGAAATGAAAAATGGGAAATTTTAGGAGTTCGCAAGACTTATTACCTTTCAGTTATACATTTTCATTTTGCATTATCCATTTTACATTTAACCGCACAGGTCTCAAAAGTTTGCAATACTTAGAGGAACTCGGCATTTTACTTCTCTTCTCGTGGCAATTTATTGCCAGTGCCGGGACATTGCCTGAGACTCCCTATAAATCCACAAAATCCATAGCTAGTTAATAACATAAGGTAGGGAATTATAGGAAGTCTAAATCGTGCATATCCCACAGGTCCTGTGATTAATATAAAATATGCAATTA
This window encodes:
- a CDS encoding translocation/assembly module TamB domain-containing protein; translation: MRIPIIIFIAIILSGISIYYVWQKGIPQGWAKTKIINEVEKRINGNLTIKNLHFKFPDQAILEGVKLNSIAQIEKIICNYNLMTPIIQRGKLESGISKIVIINPSLELYRDKTGKWNISSIFKDSYEPTKKSPAMTILIKKATLKVKDEIFGTQTTLTDFYLSYYPEGPPPYFHIRLGQEMKISGNIYQTSPLTASFNLRIIKKELSPYAEFLKTPWVNLLQGQISGNIAGEIEDKNITLFKSNLYLNKGVVKLTHLEPPITNITGNFSLEDNHSVIAEKIKFKFKDIDFTTQNFYIKNMAGGIEFVTSKFSPQSLGDIFPYLKKLNLKSILKFKGKFDFGHSFSLMGEAELLNQTQAGYKFPILTKFRYKDKRFEEISLVIAKNTQITGKLALQQELNLKAKFDQSNLLPLLTLVGKEESGKGTITGEITTFGKLNDIQYNGDLKLQIQENPSVNEIVAKLKGDKKSIVFSGQIVQPQGKIDIEGKGTRGDMDEPFSLLLNGKLNEYNLLNRLVCANISFDGKLSTKTRLIGGQIKAENIIIDKKSYLPCQGSLIYNHPDLNITTSPENKQLELVAKITLSQPLSYAMQIKTKDVNLGILTQNFEGTFDGEFDIKKMFRQKTTIIGKSFKVNLINGRSVDGDFKLERIKNKVSILSLTFNEPGKMNLWTKGEVDLTCSLINLDGKICYLKHKDLILTADAKFKGHLSKSELSGILNLTGGKVNDFLIDYGKIDFKYAHQKVTIKESGIVLNHGGILTTFGTFTLKGNLDLKFSLLGMDYEDMPYDYFKNFKGEFDVIGDVKGDINNPVVVASVESKKIIIGHEKIAKIAGKVNYLNHEFQIEQVKLNDRSSLQGTFRVKDKYINGLIQIDNEKLSAIACLFSLPNLQGIIKGKLTAEGKLDNLILKCAVDIEDFHIPGFDARYGKVEFSLKDKILLFQKLYFTQHDGGKVDFKKYQVEIKPNGQAILTATLTNLIITNTIFNGKVYFTGEITPWDTANGTLTTKNLLINQSDVLKVLAAQISYEKGILNFLPLPEPNSLSGRVKFGQKLEFEEIKILKSNVEKISLNGRIELVEKRRDLRIAMQNSDLRILPLWFKEIKRPEGKVEGWLHIGGSFDEPQFDGSLMITNGALNRYPFAKRLTNLNGQIRIVNNWIVSNSLQAKVGESILVMQSTTPFTLKSIDVSLKNFHEPVPISIPGFFEGNIDVNIQIKGDITAPIGSGEIKIVNSRFTFPPKIKTAEGRMQWDKIMITASKNVKYYNEYVDVTIKRKGSWLTVSNKGDEIWAQGIIYAQSGGRVNYLSKFFTIKKASLEFREGNIFPYLSGYATTRLDKRQITLIYEGYLTEAKPILQAIGGYPPLNEEQIINALLIGNTEYLETTDYETILRLGFEQVVGKEVVFTLLVPLEKQLSQLIGMDVEIKTQALNRLFQESLQEQVEERKTSSIFEESEFKIGKFISDDVYLTYRGILEPWEEEEFARLKLKQELGLEYYLSGNTSLKYKFTPEGVWEKGNEYEVRIEREVRF